Genomic DNA from uncultured Methanobrevibacter sp.:
AATCATGTAGGTTGTATGAAAAATAATCTCCGGTCAATGTAATCAAATCAACATTTAAAGTATTGACGTAATCTACAAGTTCATCCAAATATTCCGGATTAATCCATTGGCCTAAATGAATATCAGTCAGATTTAAAATCCTGAAATTGTTAAAATTCCAACCTAAATCTTTTAGTTCAATGTCTATTTCGACCAAATCTATTTCCTTTTCATTAAACTTTTTGTCCGGCAGTGAAAATGTAATTGCGTCTTGAATTCCCTGGCGGATTTTCATGCCTTGCGGACGTTCAACATCTTCGTCTTTCATTATTATAATAATTATTTCTGAAACTATTTATAATTTTAAATACATACATTTAGATGTTATTATAAAAGTGATTATTATGCTTCAAATTGCAGTTTGTGGAAAACCAAATGTTGGAAAATCATCTTTTTTCAATTCAGCAACAGCATCTGCTGTGGAAATGGCAAATTATCCATTTACAACAATTGATGCAAACAAGGCTGTTGCGCATGTTATTAAAGATTGTCCATGTAAGGAATTGGGTGTTACATGCAATCCTCACAATTCAATTTGTATTGATGGAAAAAGATTACTTCCGATTGAATTGATTGATGTTGCAGGATTGGTTCCTGGAGCACATGAAGGAAAAGGATTAGGTAATAAGTTTTTAGACGATTTAATGCAAGCTAAAGTATTCATTAATGTTATTGATGCTTCCGGTTCAACAGACCTTGAAGGAAATCCGGTTGACCCTGGAAGTCATGATCCTCTTGATGATTTGGAATTTTTGGAAAATGAAATCGTAATGTGGATGTATGGAATATTGTCCAAAAATTGGGTAAGGCTCATAAGAAAAGTAGGTGCTGAACACTTGGATATTGCAAAAGTATTGTATGACCAGCTGTCAGGTACCGGAATAGCTATTGAAGATATTATTGAAGCAAAAAGAACAGTTGAGCCTGATTACAATAAATGGGAAGAAGAAGACCTGATTGAACTTACAAGAAATATCCTGCACATTGCAAAACCGATGATGATTATTGCAAACAAAGCCGACCTGCCTACATCAAAGGAAAACATAGAAAGAATCAAAGAAAAATATCCGAATGTTATTGCAACTTCTGCAGAATCTGAAATTGCTCTTGTAAGGGCTGCTGAAGCTGGTTTAATCAGCTATATGTCTGGTGATGATCATTTTGACATTTTAAAACCTGACGAGTTAAATCCAAATCAACTTAAAGCTCTTGAATATATTCAGACAAACATTTTGGATGTTTATGGAAGTACAGGTGTACAGGATGCTTTAAATTATGGAATTTTTGAACTCTTAGACAGGATTGTCGTATATCCTGTTCAGGATGAGAATAAATATACTGACCAGAAAGGTAATGTCCTGCCTGATGGATTTCTGGTTCCTAAAGGTTCAACACCTAAGGAACTGGCATATATTGTCCACACAGATATCGGAGACAAGTTCATGCATGCAGTTGATGCAAGAAAGAAAATGCGTGTAGCCAGTGATTATGAGCTCCAGGACGGAGACATTATCAGTATAGTGACTAGAGGTTAAATCCTCTACTTTTTTTATTTTTAAGATTTTCATGGTAAAATTAACTAAGGAGTTAAATCCCGAAGAATTCGCTCAATACTATTTTTTAAAAGAAGAGCTAAAAGACTTTTGCAAATCCGAAGGATTAAAAGTAAGCGGCAGCAAGCAAGATTTGGAAAACCGTATTGTTCATTATTTAAAAACCGGTGAAGAGTTAGAAGAACCGGTTGTAAAGAAATCTTCAATTAAAGCAACATCTGAAATTACATTGGATTCTAAATTGGGTGAAAATTTTAAGTGCAGTGAAGATAAAAGATTATTTTTTGAAAAAGAAATAGGCTCTGGCTTTAAATTTAAGGTTAAATTTCAAAAATGGCTGAAATCAAATCCTGATAAAACCTATCGTGATGCAGTTGCGGCATATCATGAAATTCAAAATTCAAATGAAAAAACTGAAATAGGCAAACAGTTTCAGTATAATCAATACATTAGGGATTTCTTCCAGAACAATGATGATAAGTCATTGGATGATGCAATTAAATGCTGGAAATACAAAAAATCTCTTAAAGGCCATAACAAATATGAAAAAAGCGATTTGGAGATATTAAATGAAAAAAGTTAAGATTACCGTCATGA
This window encodes:
- a CDS encoding DUF6434 domain-containing protein, translating into MVKLTKELNPEEFAQYYFLKEELKDFCKSEGLKVSGSKQDLENRIVHYLKTGEELEEPVVKKSSIKATSEITLDSKLGENFKCSEDKRLFFEKEIGSGFKFKVKFQKWLKSNPDKTYRDAVAAYHEIQNSNEKTEIGKQFQYNQYIRDFFQNNDDKSLDDAIKCWKYKKSLKGHNKYEKSDLEILNEKS
- a CDS encoding redox-regulated ATPase YchF, with protein sequence MLQIAVCGKPNVGKSSFFNSATASAVEMANYPFTTIDANKAVAHVIKDCPCKELGVTCNPHNSICIDGKRLLPIELIDVAGLVPGAHEGKGLGNKFLDDLMQAKVFINVIDASGSTDLEGNPVDPGSHDPLDDLEFLENEIVMWMYGILSKNWVRLIRKVGAEHLDIAKVLYDQLSGTGIAIEDIIEAKRTVEPDYNKWEEEDLIELTRNILHIAKPMMIIANKADLPTSKENIERIKEKYPNVIATSAESEIALVRAAEAGLISYMSGDDHFDILKPDELNPNQLKALEYIQTNILDVYGSTGVQDALNYGIFELLDRIVVYPVQDENKYTDQKGNVLPDGFLVPKGSTPKELAYIVHTDIGDKFMHAVDARKKMRVASDYELQDGDIISIVTRG